From the genome of Devriesea agamarum, one region includes:
- a CDS encoding RelA/SpoT family protein translates to MPGPPRDVTAVLAENSSGRSPATEASRSVGNTPAPPVPRNDTGPLPWGRRPRLAFFGAKPSAVDPILEPLLQAVRAVRPKEDLSLLTRAFQTAERAHRGQQRRSGDPYITHPVSVATILAELGSPIPVLAAALLHDTVEDTDYTLDQLRADYGEEIAILVDGVTKLDKVTYGDAAQAETVRKMIVAMSRDIRVLMIKLADRLHNARTWKYVPTASAERKAKETLEIYAPLAHRLGLNTIKWELEDRSFQVLYPKVYDEIVALVADHAPAREKYLASVTKQINNDLHNARIKATVTGRPKHYYSIYQKMIVRGRDFADIYDLVGIRVLVDSVRDCYGVLGILHSRWSPVPGRFKDYIALPKFNLYQSLHTTVIGPTGKPVEVQIRTWEMHRRAEYGVAAHWKYKARAGEADRGPAGGQDISWLRQLMDWQQETADSGEFLESLRFEMGSQEVYVFTPKGDVLALPQGSTPVDFAYSVHTEVGHRTMGARVNGRLISLDTPLSTGDVVEVFTSKAEGAGPSQDWLAFVKSPRARTKIRQWFTKERREEALDRGRDELGKALKKQNLPLRRLLTHDSLTAVASDLRYADVDALYTAIGEGHVSAQSVSQRLVQSFGGAAGAEEDLAETTLPSKVHRPRQSGSGNPGIVVDGEGDLWVKLAKCCAPVPGDPIIGFVTRGSGISVHRTDCTNAAQLKTEPDRLVEVTWSGRSTSAFLVHVKVEALDRSHLLSDLAQAIADQHVPIQAASCHSHRDRLATASFSFELADPAHLSHVLKQIRRVEGVYDAYRVNGDGRPVNTRTGQLSS, encoded by the coding sequence CGCGATGTGACGGCTGTCTTGGCAGAGAACTCCTCGGGCCGATCACCCGCAACAGAAGCGTCCCGGAGCGTGGGAAACACTCCTGCCCCTCCGGTTCCCCGGAACGACACAGGACCTTTACCGTGGGGACGACGGCCGCGACTAGCATTTTTCGGGGCCAAGCCGTCGGCTGTGGACCCCATACTGGAACCGCTGCTTCAAGCCGTACGGGCAGTGCGGCCTAAAGAAGATCTCTCGCTTTTAACGCGTGCGTTCCAGACAGCTGAACGCGCTCACAGGGGTCAGCAGCGGCGCAGCGGGGACCCGTACATCACCCATCCGGTATCGGTGGCCACGATTCTTGCCGAACTGGGATCGCCAATTCCGGTTCTGGCGGCCGCGTTGCTGCACGACACCGTTGAGGACACTGACTACACACTCGATCAGTTGCGAGCAGACTATGGCGAAGAAATCGCCATTCTGGTCGACGGCGTGACCAAACTCGACAAAGTCACCTACGGGGATGCAGCCCAAGCTGAAACCGTCCGCAAGATGATCGTGGCCATGAGCCGCGATATTCGGGTGCTTATGATCAAGCTCGCGGACCGTTTACACAATGCGCGAACGTGGAAGTATGTACCCACAGCTTCGGCGGAACGCAAAGCTAAAGAAACTCTTGAAATCTATGCCCCGCTGGCTCATCGCCTAGGTCTGAACACGATTAAGTGGGAGCTTGAGGATCGCTCTTTCCAGGTGCTGTATCCCAAGGTGTATGACGAGATTGTCGCCCTGGTGGCAGATCATGCTCCGGCCCGGGAAAAGTATCTTGCGTCGGTGACGAAGCAGATCAATAACGATCTGCATAATGCCCGGATTAAAGCTACCGTCACCGGACGCCCTAAGCATTACTATTCGATCTATCAGAAAATGATTGTCCGTGGCCGCGACTTTGCCGATATCTACGATTTAGTGGGTATTCGGGTTCTGGTGGATTCTGTCCGCGATTGCTACGGGGTGCTCGGTATTTTGCATTCCCGTTGGTCGCCGGTACCTGGCCGTTTCAAAGACTATATTGCGCTGCCAAAATTCAATCTTTACCAGTCGCTCCACACCACCGTGATCGGCCCCACTGGGAAACCGGTTGAGGTGCAGATCCGCACCTGGGAGATGCATCGACGGGCTGAATACGGGGTAGCGGCGCACTGGAAATATAAGGCACGCGCCGGGGAAGCTGACCGCGGTCCCGCAGGTGGGCAGGACATTTCCTGGCTCCGCCAGTTGATGGATTGGCAGCAGGAAACCGCTGACTCGGGTGAGTTCTTAGAATCTTTGCGCTTTGAGATGGGAAGCCAAGAGGTCTACGTCTTCACTCCCAAGGGTGATGTGTTGGCGTTGCCGCAGGGATCCACGCCGGTGGACTTTGCGTACTCCGTGCATACGGAGGTTGGGCACCGGACGATGGGGGCGAGGGTTAATGGCCGACTCATTTCCCTAGATACTCCGCTCAGCACAGGTGATGTGGTGGAGGTGTTTACCTCTAAAGCCGAAGGTGCTGGTCCTAGTCAGGACTGGCTCGCCTTTGTGAAGTCGCCGCGAGCTCGCACCAAAATCAGGCAGTGGTTTACTAAGGAACGTCGAGAAGAAGCACTCGACCGTGGGCGCGATGAACTCGGCAAAGCGTTAAAGAAACAGAACCTGCCGCTTCGGCGTCTGCTGACCCATGACTCGTTGACTGCGGTGGCATCCGATTTACGTTATGCCGATGTGGATGCTCTCTATACCGCTATCGGTGAGGGGCACGTCAGCGCGCAGTCTGTCTCGCAGCGGCTTGTGCAGAGCTTCGGGGGAGCGGCTGGGGCGGAAGAGGATCTGGCCGAGACAACCCTCCCCTCAAAGGTGCATCGTCCCCGCCAATCGGGTTCTGGCAATCCCGGCATCGTGGTGGATGGCGAGGGTGACCTGTGGGTGAAGCTTGCGAAGTGCTGTGCCCCGGTGCCTGGCGATCCCATCATCGGTTTTGTGACGCGAGGCAGCGGAATATCGGTGCACCGGACGGACTGTACGAATGCGGCACAGCTAAAGACAGAACCGGATCGACTAGTTGAGGTGACCTGGTCGGGCCGCAGTACGAGCGCGTTTTTGGTGCATGTGAAAGTGGAGGCGTTGGACCGTTCGCACCTGCTCAGCGACTTGGCGCAGGCGATTGCTGACCAGCATGTTCCGATCCAGGCGGCATCGTGTCACTCTCATCGTGACCGTTTAGCCACGGCGTCGTTCAGCTTTGAATTGGCGGACCCCGCTCATCTCAGCCATGTGTTGAAGCAGATCCGCCGGGTTGAAGGGGTCTACGACGCGTATCGGGTCAACGGTGATGGCCGGCCTGTTAATACCCGCACAGGTCAACTTTCCAGCTGA